Proteins from a genomic interval of Treponema succinifaciens DSM 2489:
- a CDS encoding VWA domain-containing protein, with product MNFSVENLFSFYLFIPLVFALLFVVARYIRLRKNICGKVFEFKNGSFRISACFWSRTFFRFICGICVVLALAGISFGTDSVPVQKNGKAVSLVFDISYSMEAKDAPGGISRLQAVSSYASELLDRMNGCAVSAVLAKGDGIIAVPLTEDFQSVRSLIENLSPLLMTSEGTSLGNGIKSALSSFPEQSSAASFIWLFTDCEETDNSLQSSLSECLKSGIPVVIIGFGSERESEIFAGDGITKVKTALRSGSVEKMILSLKEKFVSSKRNNSAPSVVYIDASEMGSAAAILKMLDLNGSLPSVSYEIQSTQRYGLFISFAILFFLASIFFGELDIAGGKKKLISSVSMASLVFLFTGCSPRFNDGIKILEGKLDWSKQDYQNAVGDFFETASNAQSRGDFLVEQYAVFGLGSTYLMQGETDAALKRFSKIYENSSDKIKFAILYNFGIIAHRNGDYKAATDFFKKAILIDSTSINAKINLELSLRENSERSRESAQELVPLSENKEEQNIQNALYSIIREDERQQWKNMQKDSERTSRDY from the coding sequence ATGAATTTTTCTGTTGAAAATCTATTTTCATTTTATCTTTTTATTCCTTTAGTTTTTGCGCTTTTGTTTGTTGTGGCACGGTATATTCGTTTAAGAAAAAATATCTGCGGAAAAGTTTTTGAATTTAAAAACGGCTCTTTTAGAATTTCAGCTTGTTTCTGGAGCAGAACTTTTTTTAGATTCATTTGTGGAATTTGCGTTGTTCTTGCACTCGCAGGAATTTCATTTGGAACAGATTCTGTGCCTGTACAAAAAAACGGAAAAGCCGTCTCTCTTGTGTTTGACATTTCTTATAGCATGGAAGCAAAAGATGCGCCCGGAGGAATTTCAAGACTTCAGGCAGTTTCCAGTTATGCAAGTGAGCTTTTGGACAGAATGAACGGATGCGCGGTTTCCGCTGTTCTTGCGAAGGGCGATGGAATTATTGCTGTTCCTCTTACAGAAGATTTTCAGAGTGTAAGAAGTTTAATAGAAAATCTTTCGCCTTTGCTTATGACTTCCGAGGGGACAAGCCTTGGCAATGGAATAAAATCCGCGCTTTCTTCGTTTCCAGAGCAATCTTCCGCAGCTTCATTTATCTGGCTTTTTACCGATTGCGAAGAAACAGACAACAGCCTTCAGTCTTCTCTTTCTGAATGTTTAAAATCCGGAATTCCTGTTGTTATTATCGGATTTGGCTCTGAGCGTGAAAGTGAAATTTTTGCGGGCGATGGAATTACAAAAGTAAAAACAGCTTTAAGATCCGGCAGCGTTGAAAAAATGATTTTATCTCTAAAGGAAAAATTTGTTTCGTCCAAAAGAAATAACTCTGCGCCTTCTGTTGTTTACATTGATGCCTCGGAAATGGGCTCTGCCGCCGCTATTTTAAAAATGCTTGATCTTAATGGTTCGTTGCCGTCGGTTTCTTATGAAATTCAGAGCACTCAGCGTTATGGACTTTTTATTTCTTTTGCAATTTTATTTTTCCTTGCCTCGATTTTTTTTGGCGAGCTTGATATTGCAGGCGGAAAGAAAAAATTGATTTCATCTGTTTCCATGGCTTCGCTTGTTTTTTTGTTTACAGGATGTTCGCCACGTTTTAATGACGGCATAAAAATTCTTGAAGGAAAACTTGACTGGTCTAAGCAGGATTATCAAAATGCAGTCGGAGATTTTTTTGAAACAGCTTCAAATGCACAATCCCGTGGAGATTTTCTTGTTGAACAGTATGCGGTATTTGGACTTGGCTCGACTTATCTTATGCAAGGCGAAACTGATGCAGCGTTAAAAAGATTTTCGAAAATATACGAAAATTCTTCAGATAAAATTAAATTTGCAATCCTTTATAATTTTGGAATAATTGCGCATCGTAACGGAGATTATAAAGCGGCAACTGATTTTTTCAAAAAAGCTATTTTAATAGACAGCACCAGCATAAATGCAAAAATTAATCTTGAACTTTCGTTGAGGGAAAATTCAGAACGCTCAAGAGAATCCGCGCAGGAACTTGTGCCTTTGTCAGAAAATAAAGAAGAACAGAATATTCAAAATGCTCTTTATTCTATAATTCGGGAGGATGAAAGACAGCAATGGAAAAATATGCAGAAAGATTCAGAACGGACTTCCCGCGATTATTAA
- a CDS encoding VWA domain-containing protein: MFEFENPPAFFLLLLIPVLYILRYIKIFSRLSLPLNLSDWNGSNFKWKGNARKFLSVFGRVVCVLFYICLVFAYADPVFHLQQKVYSSKGASIVFVLDVSPSMAAKDIGSQSRLEAAKNSIVSMAEMNSGSELGLVVMAENAAVLVSPTMDRKFFLNRLKTVSVGELGDGTAIGTGLSSAIYHLEKSKSPKKSIVLITDGENNSGAVHPHTAARLAVNKDISLYILGVGTRGVVPIDYVDPKSNKIYSGYLESKFDTSSIARIASEGNGKFFEIESISALSQAISSISKSENIAQSYYIKNQDIFYYRYFLIAAVVFACIAWIVRRFLLQETL; this comes from the coding sequence GTGTTTGAATTTGAAAATCCTCCGGCATTTTTTCTTTTGCTTTTGATTCCGGTGCTTTATATTTTGCGTTATATAAAAATTTTTTCACGGCTTTCTTTGCCTTTAAATTTAAGCGACTGGAACGGAAGCAATTTTAAGTGGAAGGGAAATGCAAGAAAATTTCTTTCTGTTTTTGGAAGAGTTGTTTGTGTCTTATTTTACATTTGCCTTGTCTTTGCCTATGCGGATCCTGTTTTTCATCTTCAGCAAAAAGTCTATTCTTCAAAAGGCGCGTCGATTGTTTTTGTTTTGGACGTGAGCCCTTCAATGGCTGCAAAAGATATTGGTTCGCAAAGTCGTCTTGAAGCTGCAAAAAATTCCATTGTTTCCATGGCGGAAATGAATAGCGGCTCGGAGCTTGGGCTTGTTGTGATGGCTGAAAATGCCGCTGTTTTAGTTTCTCCCACAATGGATAGAAAATTCTTTTTGAACCGATTGAAAACTGTAAGTGTTGGAGAGCTTGGAGATGGAACTGCGATTGGAACTGGACTTAGCAGCGCAATTTATCATCTTGAAAAATCAAAGTCGCCTAAAAAAAGCATCGTCCTTATTACTGATGGAGAAAATAATTCAGGCGCGGTTCATCCTCATACTGCGGCTCGTCTTGCCGTGAACAAAGATATTTCACTTTACATTCTTGGTGTGGGAACAAGAGGCGTTGTTCCGATTGATTATGTAGATCCAAAGTCAAATAAAATTTATTCAGGTTATCTTGAATCGAAATTTGATACGTCTTCAATTGCACGGATTGCATCAGAGGGAAATGGAAAATTTTTTGAGATTGAATCTATTTCCGCATTGTCGCAGGCTATTTCTTCAATTTCAAAAAGTGAAAATATTGCTCAAAGCTACTACATAAAAAATCAGGATATATTTTATTACAGATATTTTTTGATTGCCGCGGTTGTTTTTGCTTGCATTGCATGGATTGTGCGCAGATTTCTTCTGCAGGAGACTTTATGA